From one Aerosakkonema funiforme FACHB-1375 genomic stretch:
- a CDS encoding J domain-containing protein, translating to MNLADCYRLLGLESGASMAEIKASYRRLARRYHPDVNPTDKQAKDKFIAITEAYQFLLGVVKETGISQVSSQPQTPPAASESVNVSSSPPKTKVTRKEKPQEEEPQLSETEKQLKWQSYDQLELLLKAQRFPRAIALVEGLAQRLPQDPEVRQWQAITYQRWGRHLVTQGELDKARIYLKKALRTDPHNRSLWSEVERDFRRIEQVY from the coding sequence ATGAACCTGGCGGATTGCTATCGATTACTGGGGTTGGAGTCTGGAGCCTCAATGGCTGAAATTAAGGCGTCTTACCGTCGTTTGGCACGCCGCTATCATCCGGATGTCAACCCGACGGATAAGCAAGCGAAGGATAAGTTTATTGCTATTACTGAAGCTTACCAATTCCTCCTTGGTGTTGTGAAGGAGACGGGTATTTCGCAAGTATCGAGTCAACCCCAAACGCCACCTGCTGCTTCTGAGTCGGTTAATGTGTCTTCGTCACCACCAAAAACGAAGGTAACTCGTAAGGAAAAGCCTCAAGAAGAGGAACCTCAGCTATCGGAAACGGAAAAGCAACTAAAATGGCAATCTTACGATCAGTTGGAGCTGCTGTTGAAGGCGCAAAGGTTTCCGCGTGCGATCGCTCTTGTCGAAGGTTTGGCCCAACGCTTGCCGCAAGATCCGGAAGTGCGCCAGTGGCAGGCAATTACTTATCAACGCTGGGGTCGTCATTTAGTCACTCAGGGAGAATTGGATAAAGCGAGAATTTATTTAAAAAAAGCTTTACGCACAGACCCGCACAATCGTTCTCTGTGGTCTGAAGTGGAAAGAGATTTTCGGCGGATCGAGCAGGTTTATTAA
- a CDS encoding MgtC/SapB family protein — MTNNLSFPPDHWLTLILRLSLALLVGAIIGWERQQRHKPAGLRTHILVSFGSALFVLIPIQLSTAQNEADSIARVIQGVATGIGFLGGGEILRSSQPDSGLAEIRGLTSAAAIWVTAALGIAAGCGLWQLSLIGAALSWLILKVLKKFEPHV, encoded by the coding sequence GTGACAAACAATCTCTCTTTTCCTCCAGATCATTGGCTTACTCTCATCTTGAGGCTAAGTCTCGCTCTACTTGTTGGGGCAATTATCGGTTGGGAACGCCAACAGCGCCACAAACCAGCCGGCTTGAGAACGCATATATTAGTCAGTTTCGGTTCTGCCCTATTTGTTTTGATACCTATCCAACTCAGTACAGCCCAAAACGAAGCTGATTCGATCGCTCGCGTGATTCAGGGAGTTGCTACTGGCATTGGTTTTTTGGGTGGGGGAGAAATCTTACGCAGTTCTCAGCCGGACTCAGGTTTGGCTGAAATTCGCGGACTTACTTCTGCTGCCGCTATTTGGGTGACGGCGGCGCTGGGAATTGCTGCCGGTTGCGGATTGTGGCAGCTGAGCTTAATTGGCGCTGCCTTATCTTGGCTGATTCTGAAAGTTTTGAAGAAATTCGAGCCTCACGTTTAG
- a CDS encoding ATP-dependent Clp protease proteolytic subunit, with translation MPIGIPRVPYRFPGEPFTQWINIYERLALERIVFLSGEVTDGMANAIIARLLYMDSDDQSKDIYIYINSPGGSVTAGLAIYDTMQHVKSPIVTICVGLAASMGSFLLAAGTKGKRLALPHSRIMIHQPSGGTRGQATDIEIEAREILRIRRQLNDIYAQKTGQPLQKIEKDMDRDFFMSAQEAKEYGLIDKVIEERSAETRTPVVA, from the coding sequence ATGCCGATTGGTATCCCTAGAGTACCCTACCGATTCCCTGGCGAACCTTTTACCCAGTGGATTAATATCTACGAACGTCTTGCTTTGGAAAGGATTGTTTTTTTAAGTGGAGAAGTCACTGATGGTATGGCTAATGCCATTATCGCCAGACTGCTCTATATGGATTCCGACGACCAAAGTAAGGATATTTATATCTACATCAATTCTCCCGGTGGTTCGGTGACGGCGGGTTTGGCTATCTACGATACCATGCAGCACGTTAAGTCGCCGATCGTCACTATTTGCGTGGGTTTGGCTGCTTCGATGGGGTCTTTTCTACTCGCTGCTGGGACGAAGGGGAAACGCTTGGCGCTACCCCACTCCCGGATTATGATTCACCAACCTTCTGGCGGTACGCGGGGTCAAGCTACCGATATTGAGATCGAGGCGAGAGAAATTCTGCGGATTCGCCGTCAGTTGAATGATATCTACGCTCAGAAGACTGGTCAGCCTCTGCAAAAGATCGAGAAAGATATGGATCGCGACTTTTTTATGTCTGCTCAGGAAGCCAAGGAATATGGCTTGATCGATAAAGTAATTGAGGAGCGATCGGCTGAAACTAGAACCCCGGTAGTTGCATAA
- a CDS encoding phosphatase PAP2 family protein produces the protein MVAALSLWGFAEIADEVLEKETDKLDTSILLTIRELHTPLLDRIMLGITFLGEPEVLLMLCILAIVALLILNRTAQTTMLAIAGFGAIGLNYLLKDLFARTRPALWERILDVTSYSFPSGHAMISLVVYGAIGYLLASQFKPHSRLIFSLTIFVISAIGFSRLYLGVHWPTDVVAGYAAGVVWLLACMLSLEVWQRRKSVSVSASEK, from the coding sequence ATGGTGGCGGCTTTGTCGCTGTGGGGATTTGCGGAGATCGCAGACGAAGTTTTGGAGAAGGAAACGGACAAATTAGACACATCGATTTTGCTGACTATCAGGGAGCTGCATACGCCCCTGCTAGATCGAATTATGCTGGGCATCACGTTTCTGGGCGAGCCGGAAGTGTTGCTTATGTTATGTATTTTAGCGATTGTGGCGCTGCTGATTCTCAATCGCACAGCCCAAACAACAATGCTGGCGATCGCAGGTTTCGGTGCGATCGGTTTAAATTATTTGCTCAAAGACTTATTTGCTCGTACCAGACCGGCTTTGTGGGAACGCATCCTGGATGTCACCTCCTACAGCTTCCCCAGCGGACACGCCATGATTTCTCTGGTAGTTTACGGCGCGATCGGCTATTTGCTCGCCAGTCAATTCAAACCCCATTCGCGATTGATTTTTAGCTTGACAATTTTTGTAATAAGTGCTATAGGTTTTAGCCGTCTTTATCTGGGCGTTCACTGGCCTACGGATGTGGTGGCTGGATATGCGGCGGGGGTAGTATGGTTGCTGGCGTGTATGCTCAGTCTAGAAGTGTGGCAACGACGGAAGTCAGTTAGCGTTTCCGCTTCAGAAAAGTAG
- the hemW gene encoding radical SAM family heme chaperone HemW, which translates to MRTELESLTKWQIADFDIPTSAYIHIPFCRRRCYYCDFAVSIVGDKGRGDNSGTIVEYVEMLCREIEISTALGKPLETVFFGGGTPSLLSVEQLAHILAVLEKQFGIAANAEISMEVDPGTFDLANLKGYRNTGVNRLSLGVQAFQDELLKYAGRSHTVTDIFVAIELIGKVGFPEFSIDLISGLPHQTLEQWQNSLETAISIFPTHISVYDLIVESGTAFGRQYKPGCQPLPSDDMTVQMYKLAQKALTSAGYGHYEISNYAQSGHQCRHNRVYWENRPFYGFGMGAASYLSGQRFTRGRTRREYYEWVTSGCAIDCQPALTGDILLETLMLGLRLAEGLNLSALTRQFGEKTLEEMWKCLQPYHRQGWVQFVDIDGKTVDLYDRQDLPNCGHLHLTDPEGFLFSNTILAALFERFQ; encoded by the coding sequence ATGAGGACTGAGCTAGAATCTCTAACAAAATGGCAAATCGCAGATTTCGACATCCCCACATCCGCATATATTCACATTCCTTTTTGTCGGCGGCGCTGCTATTACTGCGATTTCGCCGTTTCTATAGTTGGAGATAAAGGACGTGGCGATAACTCTGGCACAATTGTGGAATATGTGGAAATGCTGTGTCGAGAAATAGAAATTTCAACAGCATTGGGAAAACCTCTAGAAACAGTTTTTTTTGGTGGCGGTACTCCTTCTTTACTATCTGTAGAACAACTCGCTCACATATTGGCAGTACTGGAAAAACAATTTGGCATTGCTGCCAATGCGGAAATTTCAATGGAAGTTGACCCAGGCACTTTTGATTTGGCAAACTTAAAGGGATATCGAAATACCGGGGTAAATCGGCTCAGTTTGGGAGTGCAAGCTTTTCAGGATGAACTGTTAAAATATGCGGGGAGATCCCACACCGTTACTGATATTTTTGTAGCGATTGAATTAATCGGAAAAGTCGGTTTTCCAGAATTCAGTATAGATTTAATTTCTGGGCTACCTCATCAAACATTAGAACAGTGGCAAAATTCCTTGGAAACGGCAATTAGTATTTTTCCCACACATATCTCTGTTTACGATCTGATCGTTGAGTCGGGGACTGCCTTTGGGCGTCAGTATAAACCAGGTTGCCAGCCTTTGCCTAGCGACGATATGACTGTTCAAATGTACAAGTTAGCTCAAAAAGCGCTGACGAGTGCTGGGTATGGGCATTATGAAATTTCTAATTATGCCCAATCCGGACATCAATGTCGCCACAATCGAGTTTACTGGGAAAATCGCCCTTTTTACGGTTTTGGTATGGGTGCGGCAAGTTATCTAAGCGGACAGCGGTTTACAAGAGGGCGCACAAGACGCGAATATTATGAATGGGTAACATCTGGATGTGCGATCGATTGTCAGCCAGCCTTAACTGGTGATATTCTGTTAGAAACTTTGATGTTAGGCTTACGCTTAGCCGAAGGGTTGAACCTGTCAGCCTTAACTCGCCAGTTTGGTGAAAAAACCTTGGAGGAAATGTGGAAGTGTTTGCAGCCTTACCATCGGCAAGGTTGGGTACAATTTGTCGATATAGATGGCAAAACAGTCGATCTTTACGATCGCCAAGATTTACCCAATTGCGGGCATTTACATTTAACTGACCCGGAAGGATTCTTGTTTTCTAACACTATTCTGGCTGCTTTATTCGAGCGCTTCCAATGA
- a CDS encoding PIN/TRAM domain-containing protein: MLDAIIILSFIAAGAGIGFYFIDLLPDWALAQVTNLQGLRSVTAGFGAVGGIAVGLFVQTAYRRLERKVREMPVEVLLTRAVGLVLGLLIANLMLAPIFLLPIPTDFSFIKPLAAVLGSVMFAFSGITLADTHGRAFLRLINPHTVETLLVAEGTLKPAATKILDTSCIIDGRIEELLGTGFIEGQILVPQFVLRELQQVADASNDQKRVRGRRGLEILNRMKTSYSERIVIHSADYEDVPTVDAKLVRLAQEINGTLLSNDYNLSKVASLQKVPVLNINDIAQAIRPSYLPGDNLDIKILKEGKEPSQGVGYLDDGTLVVVEEGSRYVGSELRVIVTSALQTSAGRMIFARPQAVDVISH, encoded by the coding sequence ATGCTAGACGCAATCATTATTCTTTCATTCATTGCAGCGGGGGCTGGGATCGGCTTCTATTTCATTGACTTGTTACCAGACTGGGCGCTGGCGCAAGTGACCAATCTGCAAGGTTTGCGATCGGTTACTGCCGGATTTGGCGCTGTCGGTGGCATCGCAGTGGGACTATTCGTTCAGACTGCTTATCGCCGTTTAGAACGAAAAGTCCGGGAAATGCCGGTAGAAGTTCTCCTGACTCGTGCAGTTGGCTTAGTGCTGGGGCTGCTAATCGCTAACTTGATGCTGGCACCGATTTTTTTACTGCCCATTCCTACGGATTTTTCGTTTATTAAACCATTAGCTGCCGTTTTGGGGAGCGTGATGTTTGCCTTTTCTGGCATAACTCTTGCGGATACTCACGGACGAGCTTTTTTGCGGCTGATCAATCCTCACACGGTCGAAACGCTGTTGGTGGCGGAAGGTACTCTCAAGCCTGCCGCTACCAAGATTTTAGATACCAGTTGCATTATTGACGGTCGCATTGAAGAATTGCTGGGCACCGGTTTTATAGAAGGTCAAATTCTAGTGCCTCAGTTTGTGTTGCGGGAATTACAGCAAGTCGCCGATGCTTCAAACGATCAAAAGCGAGTGCGGGGGCGTCGAGGTTTAGAGATCCTGAACCGGATGAAGACGAGTTACTCAGAGCGGATTGTGATTCACTCTGCTGACTACGAAGATGTTCCCACGGTGGATGCTAAGTTAGTGCGTTTGGCGCAGGAAATTAATGGCACTCTACTGAGTAACGATTACAACCTCAGTAAAGTGGCTAGCTTGCAGAAAGTACCGGTATTGAATATCAATGACATAGCGCAAGCGATTCGTCCTTCTTATCTGCCCGGTGACAACCTAGACATCAAAATTCTCAAGGAGGGCAAGGAACCCAGTCAAGGAGTTGGCTACCTGGATGACGGCACATTGGTTGTGGTGGAAGAAGGCAGCAGATATGTGGGCAGCGAATTGCGGGTGATTGTCACTTCTGCTTTGCAAACTTCTGCTGGTAGGATGATTTTTGCCCGCCCCCAGGCCGTTGATGTCATCAGTCATTAG
- a CDS encoding bestrophin family protein, which produces MIITGEKKSWFGVALEFQKSVIPNILPRITICGIFAFVISLLPHEHIPNYWKELDIVVPSVVLGLLLVFRTNTAYDRFWEGRKYWASIATTILNIGRQVWVLVEEKEPIDREAKKTILRLLAAFAIAAKLHLRQQDINSELEPLMSAERYEHLKIVNNSALQIAYWIGDDLQKLFMRNCLERSQLNAINFLMNGMIESVIGCNRILTTPLPLAYGIHLKQLLLIYCLALPFKMVPDFGWLTAPSVILISYTLFGIEEIGIEIEDPFGQDSNDIPLDDICNLIQRDMNDLMALEPSASNLEYADVK; this is translated from the coding sequence ATGATTATTACAGGGGAAAAAAAATCTTGGTTTGGAGTAGCTTTAGAATTTCAAAAGTCAGTTATACCAAATATTTTACCTCGCATAACGATCTGCGGTATTTTTGCATTTGTTATTTCTTTATTACCTCACGAACATATTCCGAATTATTGGAAAGAATTGGACATCGTTGTTCCCAGCGTTGTTTTGGGTTTGTTATTAGTGTTCCGAACAAATACAGCTTACGATCGATTCTGGGAAGGTCGTAAATATTGGGCAAGTATAGCAACTACCATTCTCAACATAGGGCGGCAAGTTTGGGTATTGGTTGAAGAAAAAGAACCAATAGATAGAGAAGCAAAAAAAACGATATTGCGCTTATTAGCTGCTTTTGCAATAGCTGCAAAGTTGCATTTGCGCCAACAGGATATAAACAGCGAGTTGGAACCGCTAATGTCAGCCGAAAGATACGAACATCTCAAAATTGTCAATAATAGTGCCTTGCAGATTGCTTATTGGATCGGGGACGATTTACAAAAACTGTTTATGAGGAACTGTCTGGAAAGATCTCAGCTGAATGCAATAAATTTTTTGATGAACGGTATGATAGAATCTGTAATAGGTTGCAATCGTATCCTCACAACACCTCTGCCGCTGGCGTATGGAATTCACCTAAAACAATTGTTGTTAATATATTGTTTGGCCTTACCATTTAAAATGGTTCCCGATTTTGGCTGGTTAACTGCCCCCTCTGTGATTTTGATAAGTTATACATTGTTTGGTATTGAAGAAATAGGAATAGAAATAGAAGATCCGTTCGGTCAGGATTCAAACGATATCCCTTTAGACGATATATGCAACTTAATTCAAAGAGATATGAACGATTTAATGGCGCTTGAACCTAGCGCGAGCAATTTGGAGTATGCCGATGTTAAATAA
- a CDS encoding rhomboid family intramembrane serine protease — protein MEIKLALTGELANAVKSFGIMPVRITTAIADIASGNPAATVAAVVFSTSLLSAIFLHGSFSQILANAIFLWVFGQKVEGLLGHGRYLAFYLICGVLTGVVQILLQPTLAVPLLGANGAIASRNFKLGK, from the coding sequence TTGGAAATCAAACTGGCGCTTACAGGGGAACTGGCTAATGCTGTCAAAAGTTTCGGTATTATGCCTGTGCGAATTACTACCGCGATCGCAGATATTGCTAGCGGTAACCCAGCCGCAACAGTAGCAGCGGTAGTATTCTCCACGTCCCTGTTATCGGCAATATTTCTGCACGGCAGCTTCAGTCAGATTTTGGCCAACGCGATCTTTCTGTGGGTGTTTGGGCAAAAGGTAGAGGGCTTGCTGGGACATGGCCGATATTTGGCATTTTATTTGATTTGCGGCGTCCTCACCGGTGTTGTACAAATATTGCTTCAGCCCACACTGGCAGTGCCGTTACTTGGGGCTAATGGCGCGATCGCAAGCCGCAATTTTAAACTGGGCAAATAA
- a CDS encoding transposase: MDFGLDNLCAVVSTTGESFLIDGKRLKSINQWFNKRLDHLKHHKDKQEINCLTKQEAWLSYRRSNQVKDYLNKTARDIINFCVQRQIGTVVVGYNSTLKQAVNMGTRNNQNFTQIPIFTLKDKLKSLCERMGINYVEQEESYTSKASFLDGDRLPAYNADNPVSAKFSGKRVKRGLYKTRDGHPIDADCNGAANILRKSKHKTDFSRVSRVCLTQPVRVKILPDSPVTASA, from the coding sequence ATTGACTTTGGACTTGATAATCTTTGCGCTGTCGTCAGCACTACTGGTGAATCTTTTCTGATTGACGGGAAACGGCTCAAATCGATTAACCAGTGGTTCAATAAACGGTTGGATCACCTGAAACACCATAAAGACAAGCAGGAAATCAATTGCCTCACTAAGCAAGAAGCGTGGCTTTCTTATCGCCGCTCGAATCAGGTCAAAGATTACCTGAATAAAACAGCCCGTGACATTATTAATTTCTGTGTTCAACGTCAGATCGGGACGGTAGTTGTGGGATACAACTCGACTCTCAAGCAAGCAGTCAATATGGGTACCCGCAACAATCAAAACTTTACCCAGATTCCGATCTTTACCCTGAAAGACAAGCTGAAAAGCCTCTGCGAACGGATGGGAATTAACTACGTTGAGCAGGAAGAAAGTTATACTTCCAAAGCCAGTTTTCTTGATGGCGATCGCCTGCCTGCTTACAATGCCGATAACCCCGTGTCCGCTAAATTTAGCGGCAAGCGGGTCAAGCGAGGATTGTACAAGACAAGGGATGGTCATCCGATCGACGCTGATTGTAATGGCGCAGCTAACATCTTGCGAAAAAGTAAGCACAAAACTGATTTCAGTCGAGTGTCTAGGGTCTGCTTGACACAGCCAGTAAGGGTGAAAATCCTTCCCGATTCTCCCGTCACAGCGTCAGCTTGA
- a CDS encoding aspartyl protease family protein translates to MQIKSNTEMGKVFATLTIVNRADQIRAEDGTIPPEQIRSITLKNVLVDTGATTLCLPPEAIAKLGLKLQKEVDVATAMGIGKARIFRDATISMFDREGTFECWELPGGRDPLLGVIPLEALGLEINLKNQTLKPLPISPTETYLTIL, encoded by the coding sequence ATGCAAATTAAAAGCAACACAGAAATGGGAAAAGTTTTTGCAACTCTGACAATCGTTAATCGCGCCGACCAAATTCGGGCGGAAGATGGGACAATTCCACCAGAACAAATTCGGTCTATAACGCTCAAAAATGTGTTAGTAGATACAGGAGCAACTACCTTGTGTTTACCGCCAGAAGCGATCGCCAAACTGGGACTAAAACTACAGAAAGAAGTAGACGTAGCAACGGCAATGGGAATTGGTAAAGCCCGAATTTTCCGAGATGCCACCATATCTATGTTCGATCGAGAAGGAACCTTCGAGTGTTGGGAACTACCCGGAGGAAGAGATCCGCTTCTGGGAGTGATTCCTCTAGAAGCTTTGGGATTAGAAATCAATTTGAAAAATCAAACTTTAAAGCCGTTACCCATCAGTCCAACCGAAACTTATTTGACAATTTTGTAA
- a CDS encoding C39 family peptidase: MKLKVIKDTVFKQSPVQAIELPEAQKVDVDSGRVFDISSYKDIGSHVRFSLEKTFLKSRNTWVAYQEHIEVIGDDGIKRIGKFGPNDKLPQEVRLAVPYFSQLNNRYAPQGTCNVTSVAMCLYYYGIRPARRNKQLEDELFELIKRNGWDRHVHDHLVRVFLEYDMYDVFKTEATWNEVKAHLANGNPVIYSGRLTGAGHIIVLRGYDETGFFVNDPYGEYFASGYRTDMTGENLHYSYNLVKSKSYTGPDTTWAHFPEKK; this comes from the coding sequence ATGAAACTTAAAGTTATTAAAGATACTGTATTCAAACAATCCCCCGTACAGGCGATCGAACTACCCGAAGCTCAAAAAGTAGATGTTGACTCTGGTAGAGTATTCGACATCAGTTCCTATAAAGACATCGGAAGTCATGTGCGATTCTCTTTAGAAAAAACTTTCCTCAAAAGCAGAAACACTTGGGTCGCTTACCAAGAACACATAGAAGTTATTGGCGACGATGGTATTAAACGCATCGGTAAATTCGGCCCCAATGACAAACTGCCCCAAGAAGTACGTTTAGCTGTTCCCTACTTCAGCCAACTCAATAACAGATACGCACCGCAGGGAACCTGCAACGTCACCAGCGTTGCCATGTGTTTGTACTACTATGGGATTAGACCAGCCCGTCGCAATAAGCAGCTAGAAGACGAATTGTTTGAACTGATCAAACGTAATGGATGGGATCGTCACGTTCACGATCATCTGGTGAGAGTTTTCCTGGAATACGATATGTACGATGTCTTCAAAACAGAAGCAACTTGGAATGAAGTCAAAGCGCACCTAGCCAACGGAAATCCCGTCATTTACTCAGGTCGATTAACAGGCGCAGGACATATAATTGTTCTACGCGGTTATGACGAAACGGGATTCTTTGTTAACGATCCCTACGGCGAGTACTTTGCTTCCGGCTACAGAACCGATATGACAGGGGAAAACCTGCATTACTCCTACAATCTGGTCAAATCCAAGAGCTATACCGGCCCCGACACCACCTGGGCGCACTTCCCAGAGAAAAAATAG
- a CDS encoding vWA domain-containing protein translates to MKVVLQPILNDVNLDATQLTSQRQLEISVFANPGEIVENVPLNLCLILDRSGSMSGRPLETVKQAASRLVDRLKEGDRLSVIAFDHRAKVLIPNQAIEDPAGIKRQINQLKADGGTAIDEGLRLGIEEMAKGKRDTISQAFLLTDGENEHGNNEKCLKLAELAAGYKLTVNTLGFGVHWNQDILEKIADAGGGTLSYIERADRVVEEFGRLFNRIQSVGLTNAYLLFQLMPKVRFAELKPVAQVAPDTIELPVQQEGDRFVVRLGDLMKQQERIILANLYIGQMPEGRQTVVNLQVRYDDPGQGKEGLLSEIVSVDANFLAVYQANFNPKVQKSILALAKYRQTQIAETKLQQGDRAGAATMLQTAAKTALQMGDKSAATVLQTNATRLQSGEQLSEADRKKTRIVSKTILQSDS, encoded by the coding sequence ATGAAAGTTGTTTTACAGCCTATATTGAATGATGTCAATCTGGATGCGACTCAACTGACGAGTCAGCGTCAGCTGGAGATTTCCGTTTTTGCTAACCCAGGCGAAATAGTAGAAAATGTACCCCTAAACTTGTGTCTGATTTTAGATCGTAGCGGTTCGATGAGCGGGCGTCCCCTGGAAACGGTGAAACAAGCAGCCTCCCGCTTGGTCGATCGACTCAAAGAGGGCGATCGCCTTTCTGTAATCGCCTTCGATCACCGGGCCAAAGTTCTCATCCCCAATCAAGCGATCGAAGACCCAGCAGGTATCAAAAGGCAAATTAACCAACTCAAAGCTGACGGCGGTACTGCCATTGATGAAGGACTGCGCTTGGGCATTGAGGAAATGGCCAAAGGCAAAAGAGATACGATCTCCCAGGCATTTCTACTGACTGACGGCGAAAACGAACACGGCAACAACGAAAAATGCCTGAAATTGGCCGAACTAGCTGCCGGTTACAAACTGACGGTGAATACTTTGGGATTCGGCGTTCACTGGAACCAAGATATCTTAGAAAAAATTGCCGATGCCGGTGGTGGCACCTTATCTTATATAGAAAGAGCCGATCGAGTCGTGGAAGAGTTCGGTCGCCTATTCAACCGCATTCAATCCGTGGGATTGACCAATGCTTATCTGCTGTTCCAACTCATGCCCAAGGTGCGGTTTGCAGAACTCAAACCCGTAGCTCAAGTTGCTCCGGATACGATCGAATTGCCCGTACAGCAGGAAGGTGACAGATTTGTCGTCCGCTTGGGTGACTTGATGAAGCAACAAGAGCGGATTATCCTAGCCAACCTCTACATCGGTCAGATGCCAGAGGGGCGGCAAACTGTAGTTAACTTGCAAGTTCGCTACGACGATCCGGGACAGGGTAAGGAAGGTTTACTTTCCGAGATCGTCTCAGTGGATGCCAACTTCTTGGCCGTTTACCAAGCCAATTTCAACCCAAAAGTGCAAAAATCGATTTTGGCGTTAGCGAAGTATCGACAAACGCAAATTGCAGAGACAAAATTGCAACAAGGCGATCGGGCTGGTGCAGCCACCATGCTGCAAACTGCTGCTAAAACCGCACTGCAAATGGGAGACAAAAGTGCCGCCACAGTGCTGCAAACCAATGCCACCCGCCTGCAATCGGGGGAACAACTTTCGGAAGCCGATCGCAAGAAAACCCGCATCGTCTCCAAAACCATTTTGCAGAGCGACTCCTAA
- a CDS encoding ATP-dependent Clp protease proteolytic subunit encodes MDSPIKAVQAPYYGDAFYRTPPPDLPSLMLKERIVYLGLPLFSSDEIKAQVGVDVTELIIAQLLFLQYDDPEKPISIYINSTGTAWYGGDAIGFETEAFAICDTLNYIKPPVHTICIGQAMGTAAMILSAGTKGYRASLPNATIVLHQARTRARGQATDIQIQAKEVLANKTAIVDIFSRNTGQPPEKISKDMDRMFYMTPQQAKEYGLIDRVLESPKDLPQPVPALRG; translated from the coding sequence ATGGACTCACCTATCAAGGCTGTTCAAGCTCCGTACTATGGAGATGCCTTCTACAGAACACCTCCTCCAGATTTACCTTCCTTAATGTTAAAGGAACGAATTGTCTATCTGGGACTGCCGCTATTTTCTTCAGACGAGATCAAAGCTCAAGTAGGTGTAGACGTAACCGAGTTAATCATTGCCCAACTGCTGTTTTTGCAATACGATGACCCGGAAAAGCCGATCTCGATCTACATCAATTCTACGGGTACTGCTTGGTATGGCGGCGATGCTATAGGCTTTGAAACCGAAGCTTTTGCGATCTGCGATACCCTCAATTACATTAAGCCTCCAGTTCATACCATCTGTATCGGTCAAGCGATGGGTACGGCGGCAATGATTTTATCCGCAGGTACGAAAGGGTACAGGGCCAGTTTACCTAATGCGACGATCGTACTGCACCAAGCTCGCACTCGCGCCAGAGGTCAAGCCACAGATATTCAAATTCAGGCAAAGGAAGTCTTGGCGAACAAGACGGCGATCGTTGATATTTTCTCTCGCAATACAGGTCAACCGCCAGAGAAGATCTCTAAAGATATGGATCGGATGTTCTATATGACTCCTCAGCAAGCCAAAGAATACGGTTTGATCGATCGGGTTTTGGAAAGTCCTAAAGATCTTCCTCAACCAGTGCCCGCTCTTCGCGGTTGA